Below is a genomic region from Rhododendron vialii isolate Sample 1 chromosome 5a, ASM3025357v1.
TCTTTTTCTctgcttatttttgttttctagcTATAAACAGTAAAAACAAGAAGCCAACCGACCTTTCACTCAAAATGTTTGTCTCACGAATTCCCAATCCAATTATAGAAATAGGTCACAAAGGCCACATATTACTTATAAATAAACTTTAAAGCTAAAATATTAATCGCTATTATATATCCAAGTATGCTCGTTAAAGAAAAATCCTACTacattaatttattattctgtGGATCCTAATGTCTTACCTTTCAGTGCCTTCAATTGATAATGATAGTGGATTGTTCTCACCCTTGCTATTTGCATATGAGTTGATAAATACATAATCTTTATGTATTGCAATGACAAGAGATGTGAATATGTTTTATTCACCTCATAGTTATGTGAAATTGCTATTTCACCGATGAATTATTACATTATGATAGATTTGTTGTCACCAAAGTGACCTAATCAATATGCTTCGTAGATATCACGTCGTGTGCCAAAAAATTTTATCAACTAGTAAAGGAACACGTGCGATGCACATGCATGGAAAGTCATTGCAACTCTACGTGCCGCTGGCTTTATTATGTCTATCAATATGAACTATCTTTCCACGGAGCAATTGGAAaattgtgtgtatatatataactacCATACGACATATACAGTTAGTATCTGTCAAGTAAAAAGTTAGATGCCTCTCAGGAGAAGGTGCATGATCATTCAAGACAAGTACTACATGATTCATGTAGTCTAATGCGCTAGTCCGACTAGGTCAACAAGATTTAAATCCACCACTACGATAGCAATAGCACAACGTACGGAATTTTGAGTAATGATTCCACAATAAGCAAATTAGACCAAACTTAtacaatggaagaaaaaaaacccaaacctTGTTGTTTCCTCATCAACGAAGAATCCGTATTCGTCATACCGCTAGATCTGCTTTCAAAACGAAAAGCAAAAGTGACCGCCTCTGTTATGTTCGAGTCTCGGACCGATCACCGATGGTTTGATCTTCATCAGCCGTCGCCTTGTCGCCGGCGGGCAAGTTCGATTGAGTCTAGGAAGTTTTCTCGTGCCACAGCAACTGGTACATATTTctcttgtttttctctctcattcacTTTAAATATTCTAGGGCTTGTTAGttaatgtataaaacttgagtGGGATTGGAGTATTCTGAGTATATACATATAATatgatataaataattttttaagctttGTGCTTTGGAATTTGTATATACTCCAGGATATGGGTTGTTCGATTTTTTGGGGAAATAATTTTATAGACTTTGCCCATTGGAATCTGCATAATTTTATCTTATCTACCATTGTCATTGTGTTCTATTTAGATTAATATGGACAAgtttctaataagaaaaaaccATCCACCGCGCAAGGTTCATCTTCCGCTAGTCATATTCAGGAAAACTGTTCCAAGAGACAACAATCTGATTCAATTTGTGGATCAGTGCCTTACCCCAAATACTTGGAAAAATTAGGTTGTATTTGCACATGCAATGGTCATTGTTCTTGTTTCTTCACAGGTACAAAATGTACCACTTTTGATTTGTCTCGTGATTCTTACGCCAGCTTGTAGTTAGTTTTCTAATAGGCATAACGATTTGTACATCCGCGTGAATTTGGTTTGGCAAGTACTCAGTCTTGGGATACATACGAGAGTAGTTCTATGCTGTTATCTGACTATTGGATTGCAGCTGACTGTTATTATCTGACTCTTGGAATTGTTGCAATATACTCCGTATGTTATTATCTAGGTTCCGTTCGCTATGGATCTTGTCCTTTGCCAGTTGAATAGAGCTTGCATTGACATGGTCCCAAAGCGTATTACTTACTCCAAGGTACTCAACCTCAGGTTTTGAAGATCCATTTGCTTCGAATTTCTTTCTTGCAATGTATGTGTTTCCATGTTCCAATGATGACAGCCTTTGGCAAAAATCTTCTCCACGACTCTGCTACAAATTGTCTCTGGAATGTTGTCAATGGGATGCTACAGATATTTAGTTCAGAAAGTTTGGCTAACTCCTACTTCATCAGTCGCTATTTGGCACAAAAGAAGCTTATCGCAAAGCCATTGGTTACATAGAAGAAGAAGGTGCGATTGAAAGTGAAGAGAGTTACGAGTTTCACGGGTTCGCTCAGGTACGAGACTTCATGGAGCTCTTGCTCAAGTTGTCCCTCTGCTGTGTTCCATTAGACTGTTGCCTTTCTATGAATTCATTGAAATGCACCTATGCTAGTTTTGCTTGTGGTTATTCCATCAATGCCTCTGTATTCTTTTTATGacccgttttggtttgttatcTGCTTATTTGTCACTATAAATAAGCAGTAAGAAAACTATTTGGCATCCACTTGGTTTATTTGGAAGAGTACAGTACTGTTATCTTGTTGAACAACTGTGCAATCGGCACAGACAAACCACGCACACAGATCATGCACATACTTTTTGCGGGCCCACCCTGGGTCCCttaaaaattatccaaaccgtacatttttcttaaaatattattttatgaagtCCTATTAAAAATCATCTCAAACAGATATCGGTAGGggctttttcaattttgttttcatgtCTTATTTTTGTACCCTTGTCCCTGTACTGAATGCGTATCTCAACCTCAAGCATGATATTTAATTATACTGTAGATatacttgaaatattttttttttcctatcttCGTTTATTGATTCTTTTCAAACTAACAACAAAACATATCAATTTAGTGCACCGAATGACATATGATATAAAGCAGCGCATGGGATGCACTATCAAATGAGATGTAACATGCCGTGTCCGGTGCGATGCACGTTCATATTAGGGACTGGTTTTACACTATCAACTCTGTTGGGCTAAAATAGGCCTAGGGGGGTTTTCGATTGCTATGGTGGTTGAAGCACTAAATAAGCCTGATTAACATTTTCAACGCCTATTTTTGAGCTTTAAATTAGCCCCAGCTCAGTTAACCACCACTTGCCTTGTTGTCAATCAGCAAAATAATCAGATGTCAATGGAGAAACAAAATGATTGAGATTATCAACCATTATTAATCCAACCAAAACTACAACTAGTACAAGCCCGCCAACGGCCATGTAGCCTGTGAGAGAGTTTGATTCTTGTTAAGAGAGCAAGTGCATTACGTAGTGGTTGAAGCCCTTCTGGCTTGTTCTACCCATTTACTGCTTAGCGATACCCCTTCTCTATCCTCTTAAAAGTAGACTAGACATCTgtcgagtgaaaaaaaaaaaaaaaccaaatacaAGCACATCTCCCGTTTCCAGTTCCGATCCTATGCATACCATTTACCAACAAACGTACCAAATTGCAATCCAAGAGTCAATGGACCATTATGACCTTTTTTTATGCCTATTCTGCAAGGAAAAGTCTGCGGAAACCGAAGGCAGCCACTAGCTGGCATACTGCCGGTCACGCGGAGCTCATTTCAGGCCCCATactaatgatccgagccatttaatttaaaaaaattcgagtgggcccgtgaaaaatcagctcaatctaatatgcgtagttgttcgatccaatctttcattttttttttcagatttcggATTCgtgaaaaaatggaagattggatcgagcacctacacatatcggattaagctgatttttcgaAGGCGCACTCggtttgttttaaaattattgaacagtttGAATTATCCGTATGGACCCGAAGTGGGCCATGTCTAGCTGTCGTTACACCTAGTCGGTGGCTGCCGTAGGTTTTCCTAGCGGAGTTCATTCTGCAATTCAAAAATTACGCCAACCGTATTTCCgttgcacccaaaaaaaataaatatacgCCAACCGGCACGAGGCTCTTGTTTATCACGGAATAATCAGATGTCAATGGcacgatcaaaaaaaaagaaagaatgacaAATATAAGATGTCAATGGCCAAAGAAGATTCCTATTACAAGGAAAGCATAAATTAATGCAAGCAAAACTGCACGAACAATCTACCAGGTCGAGTACTATTTAAGGCCCAGGCTCCCTAACTAAATAAACCCACATCCTTCCCCTTCTCTCTGCaaaactccctctctctcttagatCAGGCTATCCGATCAGCTTACGTGCATCTCATTTTTCTCCGaaactctccctccctctcttcctCAAGCATTACAATGGATTCTAGTGCTAGTGAAATAACCCATGCATTCCCACCTTTCTTCCTTGTACACAGAGATGGCAGCGTCAAGAGGCTCATGGTCGCCGACTACGCTCCCCCAACTGTTGATCCCCAAACCGGCGTCGAATCAAAAGACGTGTTGATCTCCCCAGAAACCGGGGTCAAAGCCCGCATCTTCTTACCCAAAATCAACGTCCCAGATCAGCAGAAGAAGCTCCCCCTTATCATACACTACCACGGTGGGGGCTTCTGCATCGGGTCATCCCTCGACATCATCACTGCTCGAATGCTCACCGTCCTAACCTTCGTAGCCAACGCGATCACTATCTCCGTTGACTACAGGCTCGCTCCAGAGCATCTGTTGCCAATCGGGTATGATGACTCCTGGTCCGCGTTACAATGGATTTCCACCCATTTAAACCGCGAAGGACCTGAATTATGGTTAAACCAGCTCGTTGATTTCGGGCGGGTTTTCTTAGTGGGTGAGAGCGCTGGTGCAGCTATAGCCCACCACATGGCGGTTCGGGTTGGGACTACTAAGGGTTTGGAAGGCTTGCGTATTCGCGGGGCGGTTATAGTGCACCCGTATTTTGTGGATAATGATCAACCAGATGAGCTAGTGCGGTACTTGTCTCCGGGGCCTATTGCGGCGAATAGTGACCCGAAATTGAATCCGAAGGTGGATACGGATTTGGATAAAATGTGTTGTGAGAAGGTGCTGGTGTTTGTGGCAGAGAATGATGGGTTCGGGTTGAAACCAAGAGGTGTGGAATATTGTGAGACCTTGAAGAACAGCGGTTGGAAAGGGGATTTGGAATTGGTGGAGAATGAAGGGGAGGATCATTGCTTCCATGTCTTCAATCCCACTTGTGAAAGTGCATTGGTTTTGGTGCaaaaggttgcttcttttgtgAATCAAGATTGAATGTACCCTTCGACCTCTAATTTCtatatttttcacatcaaaatGTACCATTCTATGGTGCAAAATGTTGCTTCTTTTGTGTATCAAGATTTGAGGCTTTGTTTCACATTTCTTGTCCCTACTCATTGATGACATAATAATAAAATCTACCGGGTGCAACTAGTAAGTATAATTTAAAAAAGACATATTGCACACATAAAAACAGAtaaacaaccaaatcaaataaagaatATGTTCAGCAATAAATTG
It encodes:
- the LOC131327192 gene encoding probable carboxylesterase 12, producing the protein MDSSASEITHAFPPFFLVHRDGSVKRLMVADYAPPTVDPQTGVESKDVLISPETGVKARIFLPKINVPDQQKKLPLIIHYHGGGFCIGSSLDIITARMLTVLTFVANAITISVDYRLAPEHLLPIGYDDSWSALQWISTHLNREGPELWLNQLVDFGRVFLVGESAGAAIAHHMAVRVGTTKGLEGLRIRGAVIVHPYFVDNDQPDELVRYLSPGPIAANSDPKLNPKVDTDLDKMCCEKVLVFVAENDGFGLKPRGVEYCETLKNSGWKGDLELVENEGEDHCFHVFNPTCESALVLVQKVASFVNQD